The proteins below are encoded in one region of Deltaproteobacteria bacterium:
- a CDS encoding dienelactone hydrolase family protein: MPHANITIKTRDGNCPASLFTPASGKGPWPGVIFYMDGLGIRPVMWEMGQRLADGGYVVLQPDLYYRLGSYPPKVPSEVLGNPQAMQELMKWVNSLDRDRKVSDSAAFLDFLSTQPEVKGKRFGATGYCMGGNTSLTAAGAFPDRFAAIASFHGGNLGTDKPDSPHLFVNKITGRVYVAGAIEDASFPEEQKIRLEKALTDAKVNHVVETYAGARHGFAVPDLPVFDKGAAERHWTALFALFQETLAGAE; the protein is encoded by the coding sequence ATGCCCCACGCTAATATCACGATCAAGACCCGCGACGGAAATTGCCCAGCGTCACTGTTCACGCCTGCCAGCGGCAAGGGTCCCTGGCCTGGTGTGATTTTCTATATGGATGGTTTGGGTATCCGCCCGGTCATGTGGGAAATGGGGCAGCGGCTGGCCGATGGCGGCTATGTGGTGCTCCAGCCCGACCTGTATTATCGCCTTGGCAGCTATCCGCCGAAGGTGCCATCGGAGGTGCTCGGCAATCCGCAAGCGATGCAGGAACTGATGAAATGGGTGAACAGCCTTGATCGTGATCGCAAGGTCTCAGACTCGGCTGCATTCCTCGACTTTCTGTCCACGCAGCCCGAGGTCAAAGGCAAACGCTTCGGTGCCACCGGCTATTGTATGGGTGGCAACACCAGCCTCACCGCGGCGGGTGCGTTTCCGGATCGCTTTGCCGCGATCGCGTCGTTTCACGGCGGCAATTTGGGAACTGATAAGCCAGACAGTCCGCATCTCTTTGTAAACAAGATCACCGGCCGTGTGTATGTCGCTGGGGCGATCGAAGACGCGAGTTTTCCAGAGGAGCAGAAAATTCGCCTGGAAAAGGCGTTGACGGACGCCAAAGTGAATCATGTGGTGGAGACCTATGCCGGCGCTCGCCACGGGTTTGCGGTGCCGGATTTGCCGGTCTTTGATAAGGGCGCAGCCGAGCGCCACTGGACGGCGTTGTTCGCTCTCTTTCAGGAAACGTTAGCGGGTGCCGAGTAA